The stretch of DNA ACCCCGTCCCGTGCAGGACAAGCTGCCCGTCTGGGTGGGCGTGGGCGGCACCCCGGCGAGCTTTGCCCGGGCCGGGCGGCTGGGGCTGCCGCTGTTCGTGGCACTGCTGTCCGGGCCAGCCCGCTTCCGCCGCCTCGTGGAGCTTTACCGGCAGAGCGCCGCCCAGGCCGGCCACGACGCCCAAGCGCTGCAAGTCGGGGCGGGCGGCCACTTCTATGTTGCACCCACCTCGCAACAGGCCCGCGACACGTTCTACCCCTACTACCGGGCCTACTTCGAGCAGAACATGCCGCGCCCGGTGGACCACTTCCCCCGCTCCACCTTCGACGACTGGACCGAGCCCGGCGGCGGGCTCCTGGTGGGAAGCCCCCAGCAGGTCATCGAGAAGCTGCTGGAAATCCACGAGACCCTCGGCAACACCCGTTATATGGCCCAGATCGGTCTCGGCGGACTGCCCTTTGCCGAGACGGCACGGTCCATCGAGCTGCTGGCCACCGAAATCATGCCCGCCGTGAACCGCGAAATCGGTGCGCCCGGGGCGGACTAACTCTGATCGACCGGGATCCCAAGGAACCCGCCGGTGTCATTCCAGTTGCTCCGGGTGCCGAGGTCCCGGCTCAACCGCGCCATCCGCCCGGCGATCTCCCGGGAGGCATCCCGCGCCAGGCGGACCTGGAAATCGGTGATGATGGTCGGGTACAGCCGCAGCGTGTGGGGCGCGCCGGCGCGGGTTTCCAGCATGAAGATGAAGGACTGGTCGTTGCGTTCCTCGGGGTCAACGGCGTAGTCGTCCACGAAGTCCCCGGCACTGTAGAGGATCGGACGGTTGCGGTAGAGCCCGACGCCGCGGAAGATGTGCGGTGAGTGCCCGAACACGACGTCGGCGCCGGCATCAATCAGCGCCCGCGCCAGCTCCTGATGCTCGCGGGGGGCCGCCGAACCCCAGTTCGGTCCCCAGTGCGCGGAGACGATCAGCAGTTCGACCCGCGCCTTGGTCCGCCCGACCAGTTCCAGCAGGCCCGCCATCCGGCGCCCGGCGTCGGCTACGGGGACGTAGTACACCCCGGGTGACGTCCCCGTCGCTTCCCAGCCGCGTTGGTTGTCGGTGAAGGCAATAAAGCCGAGGGCGGTGCCGCCCACCCGCCGCACCGCGGGCCGGCTGGCCGTTTCCCGGTCCAGGCCGGCCCCGGCATGCAGGATCCCGGCCCTGTCGAGCGCCGGGAGGGTCTCACCGAATGCCCCGGCGCCGAAGTCCAGCACATGGTTGTTGGCCAGCGACACCACGTCGATCCCCGCGTACCGGAGGGTCTCCACGTTCCTGAGATCGGAGCGGAAGTGAAAGACCTTGCCGGGCTCGGGTGTTCCGCCGTCGGCGAGGACGCATTCGAGGTTGGCCACCCTGATATCGGCCCGCCGCAGAACTGGGACGGTGTCTCCCCAGGGATAGGCCGGGCCGCTCGCCTTCAGCTGTTGGTTCACGAGCCGGCCCAGCATAACGTCGCCCAGCAATGCGATCTGCATGGCGTCCCTGTCCGTCTACGCTCCGTCGACAGCTTTGCTGCGGCTCGGCGGCCGCCTAATGGACTGCCACGTCCTCGGCGTCTGCAGGCCCGACGAAATTGCATGAACCCGGATGGCGCTCGGGAAGCGTGCAGGTCCGCCCCGTGGCGAGGTGCACATTGCCGCAGCGGCCTGCCGCGGCGACGTCCTCACGGACGTGAAGACTGCTCAGATCGGGGCGGTCCCCGCTGTGGTCGTGCGCCTCGGCATTCACCGAGGTGTTCTCATGACTGTTCGAATCGTGATTGGTCATTTCGGCCTGGCTCCCCTTGACGTGCCGGTGGTGTAACAATCCAGGACCCTTCGATGGCCCTGACCTTCAAGTCTCGCCCCGCCGTGTTAAGGCGGAGTTAACGCGGCGCAAGAACGGGGTGCTGCGGCCTTCGCCGCCGCCCGGGTTCAGCCGTTGTAGTTCTCGACCTCGCTGACGGGGCGGGTCTGCGCTTCGTCCGGGTTCTCGCCGTAATCCTTCTTGGCCCGCCGCTGCCGAAGGAGATCCCAGCACTGGTCCAGCTGTTCCTCCAACTGCTGGAGCCTGAGCGGGCTGGGAACCTGTCCGGCCTCGACCTCGTTGGAGACCTCGGCCTTTTCACGGAGGTCGTGCTCTTCGGCCACCAGCGCCTTGATGCGTTCCAGAATGTCCTGGTTGTCCACTGTTTCCTCTTTCTCGTCCGGCGTTGGTTCCCTCACCAGCGTACGGACAGGATCCGGCCATGGCCAGAGTCCGGCCCGTCCAAGGGGTTCAGCCCAGCAGTTGGTCCGGGTAGCACCAGCGCCAGTCTTCTCCAGGTTCGATGCTCCGCATGACCGGGTGGCCGCTTGCCTCGAAGTGCCTGAAGGCATGGGTCCCGGGCGATGAGTCGCAGCACCCCACGGAGCCGCACGCCACGCACATTCTGAGGTGCACCGTCGTCGTGCCTTCCCGAAGGCAGCCACCGCAGGCGGCGTCGAGTGGAACCACAGGGTCCGGAGCTGACTGGAGGTGTTCGCAGACTCCGCCCGGCCGGGCAATCCCCTCGCCGCGGCCACTGGCGGAGAGGTCCAGCTCTTCCATGCTGGCATCGAGCATGGATTCCTCGACGTCGAGCCTGTCGAGCACCTCGCTGAGGACCTCATGGGCGAACTCGCCGCCGCGCCGCAGTTCCAGGACCTTGGCCCGCTCGGCCTCAAGCATGGCCAGCCGCAGTTGCGCGTAGCGCTGGCTGGGTGTGGCGGCCTCTGACGCAGGCCGGCCGAGCCGCTCCCACGCCGCCAGCCCGCGTTCCTGGGTCCGCCGCTTCAGCATGGCCACGACCTCCGGCGGGTCGTTGTCCGTGCGGAGCTCCTGCAGTCGCTGCACCCCGGCGGCGGTGGCCAACTGCATGAGCGAGGCCTGGTTCAGGGCGTCCTCGCGCTGGTCCGGACCCTTGACCCGCAGCAGCCGGACCAGGGCCGGAAGGGTGAAGCCCTGCAGCACGAGGGTACCCGCCACCACGACCAGGGCGGCAAGGACCAGGACGGAGCGGTGTTCCAGCTTCGCCGGCAGGACCAGCACGGCAGCGAGCGTCACCACGCCGCGCATGCCGGCCCAGGAAACGATCGCGGCAAACTGCCAGGGCGGTGCCGGGTCCTTCCGGCGGACGCCCGGGATCAGCCGGGGGAGATAGGTTGCCGGAAAGACCCAGACCGGACGCAGGAGCAGCACCGCCAGCAGCACCCCCGCGCAGCCCAGCCAGATCCGGGCCGCCCCCAGCGAGTCATCCTGGACGCCCTCGATGATGGTGCGGACCTGCAGCCCGATCAGGAGGAACACGGAATTCTCCAGCAGGAACTGGACCGTGTACCAGTTGCTGCGCTGGCTGAGCCGTGCGGCCCCGTTGGGCATCGACGGCGCCTTGGTGCCCATGATCAGGCCGGTCACCACGACGGCCAGGACTCCCGAGGCGTGGATTGCCTCGGCCGGCAGGTACGCGACGAGCGGAGCTACCAGGGACGTGGAGGTGTTGATCGCGACACTGCGGATCCGTTGGCGGAGCCCGGTGAGCACGAAGGCTGCGGCAATACCGACCGCCAGGCCGCCTCCCGCGGCCAGCAGGAATCCGCCGCCGATCTCGGCGGCCGAGACTGTTCCGGCGATGGCGGCGATGGCGGCCCGGAGGCAGACCAGCGCGGTGGCATCGTTTACCAGCGATTCGCCTTCCAGAATGCTGACGATCCGGCGGGGCATGCCCACTTTCCGCGCGATCGCCGTCGCCGCCACGGCATCCGGCGGCGCGACGACGGCCCCGAGCGCCATCGCGGCAGCCAGCGGTATTTCAGGAAACAGCCACCAGACAACAAAGCCGACGGTGACCGTGCCGAAGATGACGTAGCCGACGGAGAGCAGTCCGATGGCGCGCCGGTTGGAGCGGAAGTCGAACAGCGAGGTCTGCAGTGCCGCGGCATAGAGCAGTGGGGGCAGAAGTCCGATGAGGACCAGTTCAGGGTTCAGCTCGATCTTGGGGACGAACGGCAGGAAGGAACACACGACGCCGGCCAGCACCAGCAGCAGCGGCACCGAGACATTGATCTTCCGGCCCAGCGCGCTTCCCGCGCACACGATCGCCACGAGGGCCAGGACTCCCAGAGCGACGTCCATAGGGCCATTCTCTCAGGTGCCGCTGGCCTACGCTCCTGGGAGCGGATTCCGTACGCCGGTCCGGCGTCCTGGCCTCACCTCGGCAGCCGCAGGTGCCATAGACCACATCTATGAAGCGCGTCACCTTTATCTATTGGACTTGTGGACGGCGTCTAACCACACTTGGGGTGATAAAACTTTCGCCGGACACCTGGGTGCTCCGGCTGTGTAGACCAAGGACGCTCACACCATGAATTCACGACGAAAATGGATCGTCATTCTCTGCTGGCTCACCGTAGTCTTCGAAGGATTCGACCTTGTGGCCCTCGGGGCCTCCATTCCCACCCTGTTGGACACGAAGCACGCCGGATTTGACCCCGCCGGCGCGACCTTCGTCGCCACCATCTCGCTCGTTGGCGTTGGCGTCGGCGCAGCCCTGATCGGTCCGATCTCGGACCGCTTCGGACGCCGGCTGCCGTTGATCGTCTGCGTGCTTCTCTTCTCCATCTTCACCCTGCTCTTCCCGTTGATGCCGAACGTGGCCATGATGGGCGTCCTCCGGCTGCTTGCCGGCCTCGGCCTGGGCGGCTGCATGCCCGTCGCCGTGACCGCGATGCAGGAAGCCGCCCCGAACGACGGCAAGGCGCACTCCAGCACCCTGACCATGACCGGATACCATGTCGGCGCCGTCGCCGCGTCCCTGATCGCCCTCCTGGTCGGGCGCCAGTGGGAATGGCTGTTCTACGCCGGCGGCGTCCTCGGACTCCTCGCCATCCCGCTCATGTGGGCCAAGCTGCCGGAAACGTCCCCCGTGGCCGAAGCCCGGAAGGCTGATTCGGCTGACGTCCAGGCTGCCCCGAAGGTCCGCATCGGCGACCTCCTCCGCCCGCCGTACCTGCACATCACCATCGGCCTCTGGGTCGCCGCGTTCATGGGCCTGCTGCTGGTCTACGGCCTGAACACCTGGCTGCCGCAGCTGATGCGCGGTGCCGGCTACAACGTCGCCGATTCCCTGGTCCTGCTGCTGGTCCTCAATGTCGGCGCCATCGGCGGCCTGCTGGTCGGCGGCAGGATTGCCGACCGCCGCGGCGTCAAGGGCACCACCATGTTCTGGTTTGCCGCCGCCGCCGTGCTGCTGGCCGTGCTGAGCGTCAAGATGGACAACCAGCTCGTGCTCAACGGTGTCGTCTTCGTCACCGGCATCTTCGTCTTCTGCGCCCAGGTGCTCGTCTACGGTTTCGTTGGCTACCTGTACCCCCGCCATATCGTCGCCTCCGGCATGGGCTTTGTCTCTGCCGTCGGCCGCCTCGGTGCGATCACCGGCCCATGGATCACCGGTCTGCTCGTCGTCGCCGGCATCGCATACCCCTTCGGCTTCTATGTCTTCGCGGCAGCGGCCCTGCTGGGCGTCGCGGCTGTGGCCGTCATCCCGAAGGCCGAGCGCGGCACCCGCGAGGTCACGGACGAAACCCCCGTCAAGCCCCACAAGGCTGTGGCCGGCGCTTAAAGCCGACCCGCCAGGACCCCGGACACTGTCCGGCATCACGGCGACGGCGCCCGTTCCGCGGAAGCGGTGCGGGCGCCGTCGCCGTCCGCCTAGTCGCCCGGCCCGCCCAGGGCCTCGGCC from Arthrobacter sp. PAMC25564 encodes:
- a CDS encoding LLM class flavin-dependent oxidoreductase codes for the protein MDFGIFTFGELSRNINTGSALSPQQRLKEVIELAKLADQGGLGFLGLGEHHRHDFALSAPEIVLAAIARETKNLRLSTAVTVLSTQDPVRLFEQFATLDLISDGRAEIIAGRGAFVESYPLFGHKLEDYDALFDEKLRMLLELRDNAVVTWHGRLTQSIPGMEIAPRPVQDKLPVWVGVGGTPASFARAGRLGLPLFVALLSGPARFRRLVELYRQSAAQAGHDAQALQVGAGGHFYVAPTSQQARDTFYPYYRAYFEQNMPRPVDHFPRSTFDDWTEPGGGLLVGSPQQVIEKLLEIHETLGNTRYMAQIGLGGLPFAETARSIELLATEIMPAVNREIGAPGAD
- a CDS encoding CapA family protein produces the protein MQIALLGDVMLGRLVNQQLKASGPAYPWGDTVPVLRRADIRVANLECVLADGGTPEPGKVFHFRSDLRNVETLRYAGIDVVSLANNHVLDFGAGAFGETLPALDRAGILHAGAGLDRETASRPAVRRVGGTALGFIAFTDNQRGWEATGTSPGVYYVPVADAGRRMAGLLELVGRTKARVELLIVSAHWGPNWGSAAPREHQELARALIDAGADVVFGHSPHIFRGVGLYRNRPILYSAGDFVDDYAVDPEERNDQSFIFMLETRAGAPHTLRLYPTIITDFQVRLARDASREIAGRMARLSRDLGTRSNWNDTGGFLGIPVDQS
- a CDS encoding DUF2630 family protein, which translates into the protein MDNQDILERIKALVAEEHDLREKAEVSNEVEAGQVPSPLRLQQLEEQLDQCWDLLRQRRAKKDYGENPDEAQTRPVSEVENYNG
- a CDS encoding Na+/H+ antiporter, translated to MDVALGVLALVAIVCAGSALGRKINVSVPLLLVLAGVVCSFLPFVPKIELNPELVLIGLLPPLLYAAALQTSLFDFRSNRRAIGLLSVGYVIFGTVTVGFVVWWLFPEIPLAAAMALGAVVAPPDAVAATAIARKVGMPRRIVSILEGESLVNDATALVCLRAAIAAIAGTVSAAEIGGGFLLAAGGGLAVGIAAAFVLTGLRQRIRSVAINTSTSLVAPLVAYLPAEAIHASGVLAVVVTGLIMGTKAPSMPNGAARLSQRSNWYTVQFLLENSVFLLIGLQVRTIIEGVQDDSLGAARIWLGCAGVLLAVLLLRPVWVFPATYLPRLIPGVRRKDPAPPWQFAAIVSWAGMRGVVTLAAVLVLPAKLEHRSVLVLAALVVVAGTLVLQGFTLPALVRLLRVKGPDQREDALNQASLMQLATAAGVQRLQELRTDNDPPEVVAMLKRRTQERGLAAWERLGRPASEAATPSQRYAQLRLAMLEAERAKVLELRRGGEFAHEVLSEVLDRLDVEESMLDASMEELDLSASGRGEGIARPGGVCEHLQSAPDPVVPLDAACGGCLREGTTTVHLRMCVACGSVGCCDSSPGTHAFRHFEASGHPVMRSIEPGEDWRWCYPDQLLG
- a CDS encoding aromatic acid/H+ symport family MFS transporter, with product MNSRRKWIVILCWLTVVFEGFDLVALGASIPTLLDTKHAGFDPAGATFVATISLVGVGVGAALIGPISDRFGRRLPLIVCVLLFSIFTLLFPLMPNVAMMGVLRLLAGLGLGGCMPVAVTAMQEAAPNDGKAHSSTLTMTGYHVGAVAASLIALLVGRQWEWLFYAGGVLGLLAIPLMWAKLPETSPVAEARKADSADVQAAPKVRIGDLLRPPYLHITIGLWVAAFMGLLLVYGLNTWLPQLMRGAGYNVADSLVLLLVLNVGAIGGLLVGGRIADRRGVKGTTMFWFAAAAVLLAVLSVKMDNQLVLNGVVFVTGIFVFCAQVLVYGFVGYLYPRHIVASGMGFVSAVGRLGAITGPWITGLLVVAGIAYPFGFYVFAAAALLGVAAVAVIPKAERGTREVTDETPVKPHKAVAGA